The Haemorhous mexicanus isolate bHaeMex1 chromosome 6, bHaeMex1.pri, whole genome shotgun sequence genome includes the window AAATGCAAGTGTTTTACAACAGTCAACAAACCACATGatgtagaaaatgaaaatgttggaCAAAAAAAAGACCACACTtgtaaaatacttttatttcacCAAGAAGAGTTACTGCGTTGTAAGAACATCACAACTGCTCTCAGGCTACATTGCAGTCCATCCCTGTATGCAGTCTCTCCATGATTCTGTAGTTGGGAGTTTAAAGATGCCAGTGGTGCCAAACTTCACGCACTTAACTATTTAATGTTAACACAGGTCCTTCAAGATGTTAAAAGCCACatgttaataaatattttataaaaataaaccaaatatcTGAAGAATGTTCCAAAGGACACAGCCCAACTTAGACTGGAGTGTTCTTGTCATATGCTTCATAGGCAAACTTTTCTTTATGAGCTCTGTCGTTTAGCAGACCAATAAAATCAATCTCCAGCTGGAATGGACCATCTACTTTATCTCCAATGGTGAATCCAAGGGTTCTAACCTAGTTAAAAGACACAGAGGGTAGAACAGTATTTATAATATTACAATCAAACTCAGTTGTATCTCCCAGTTCCCTATTTTACCCGCTGATCACAGCCATCTTCTTTAAACTGGTATTTGTtcaaaatgcagcagcatttttttaagGCTTGAACACTTCACTATCCCATTTTCAATACAGATCCCAGTGGGAAATGACTCCACATGTGCCTTTCAACCACTGTGTAAATAAATCCTTGATTTAAAATGGCCTGAGCCTAAAGCATCAGTTACTTTTATCCTTTGTGTTTGTATACAGCCACTTTCATCACAATTGGGTTTCTAAACACGTTTTCATAAAATCACAATTCTTTCATTAATAGGAGCAACAAAGATGTAATTAAGGATGGAAGGGATCATTCTAGGTAGTGATACACCATCTACTCTGTGAAAACCGCAAACCAGACATTTTAGAACTTAATTTTAAGCTGGCATGAAACTTAATTACTGAGTTTAATAGTAAGACAAGGTTCTTAGCCACTGTTTTCCAATTAGAATAATGATCTTAAATATAAGAACAAATCTGTGTGGATCATGTGTGTTTTCTATTAGCCTGTGGCTTGCCTGAATGCTCCCTCAGCTCTCACAAGTTACAAAACACCTCCATCATTAACAGCTCAGTCCAATCACCAGTGCAAGCCACCTCCTAAACTCAGCTGCCCCAAAGCCCTGCTGAAAGTGCAGGTCTGGGCAGCACCCATGATTTTAAGGACTGCTGTAAGTTTGGGAAAATAATGTCTAGGATGTGTCAGATGAATAAATGTGGACTGAATCTAAATCTATATTGCAAATATATGCTAAATAAATAACAGAACAAAGCTAGGTAAATGCACTGACACTCCTCTGGATCATTCTAATTCTTCCAATGGTattccttccccagcagcaagCTCTACAAGCAGCCCCTTGGCTTTTGGAGTCCAGAGAGTTTTTAAAACTCCCTTTTTCCAAATCACATTGTTACAGAAAATCTACAGGAGTCACCTAAACTCTGCTCTAAAGAATCTATTCCTTTGCAAGCCCTAGATACATTGACTGTTCCCTGGCTTTTTTATGTCTATTTaacaattattttctgtctttccagGTTCCTAGGAAAACATACATTAGTACCATGAGGGCCATTTATTTaagggttggacttgatggtctctctgggtcccttccaactccaAATATTCTGTGTGTGACCAAGACATTTTATTAAGATTTCATAAACTACCTTCAAACTGCTTCCCTgtttttggtttctttaaaaCATGTTTGTAAAATTACACTGCAAGTGCATAATTTTTACTGTCAAGTGCCACACATAAAATAATCATCGACAAAACTTCAGAGGATACTTACATCAAGTACTGATTTGTCCCTTTAACTcctagtaaatatttttaaatagcacATATACAACTTATGTTTTCATTTACCACACATGAGAATAAATACCTTATAACATGAAGAGGCCCTTCAATTGCAAATTCACAAACATAAAGAGGATTTTTAAGTTATCTGTATCAGGCCATCTTGAAGGAAATTCTGAATTTCTTACAGATCAGTTGTGTGTTCCTTATACTGccttttcaaatgaaatttcaAATAAAGCCTACAGAAAACTTGCCTTGTCTAACCAGACAGGATGCTGGTTATCCTGGACTCTTCCCCGACTGGAGAGAAAGAATTTGGAGAATGGAATCTGgcataaacaaaacaaaacaaaatcagacTTTAGTGTCAACAGTGTATAAAATAGAAActtagggaaaagaaaataacctgTTAGTAAAGTAACACTCTGCTATATCTGGTACTAGCATTAGCTGGGTACATAAAACAGGCACAAAGAAATGGGCCACATTAACCCTTTCAGCTGGCCActcacagccagctccaggcccagcctgtcctgcagtGGCCTCAGCCATCACCCTGTCAGGACACAATGAACGTCTGCAGCACAGAAGGTGGCTGAGAGAATCTCAGAGTGAGAATATCTCCTTCCAGTAACATGGAAACATAAACCAGAAATTACTGCAAAGTCAACCATGGGTACATACTGACAGCTCATCTGTACCCAAACTGTGAATTTCACAGACACACTGTCATACTCAGACATCAGTATCTCTAGCAAAGCACTTCAGGGTAatgaaaaaatttctttgaaagTAGTAGGAGCaagaaagcagggctggctggtcAGGGTGAGAGGAAACATCCAAGCCAGCAATGACACTCCAACTTTCATCCTCCTGCCTCCTTGTCTGTGGAATAGCAGGCTGTTCCCACATGATTGGATAGTGGTATTGTGGAGCACTCAACACCAATTCATAGGGATGTGCAAACCTCCCTATAGTTGTCATCAGAGAATTACAAAAGGTTCCCAAGGTGCACCAGAAAAGAGCTACAACTCacacttaaaaatattattctgtGTCACAGAGTCAAGGGTCACAAATGACAAACCCCAACTCTTGAGTCTGACTGACTCCAGAGAGACTGAAGTCAAGCAAATCCTGTTGCCTGGAACAAATCCTACAACAGCCCACACCCATTTGCATTACAGATATAATGGTTACCACAGAGAATATTCCAGGCAACACCTGCTAAGTTTCAACTGCTGTACCTATCCTATTACTCCAGTAAGAGCCAACAGTAGGCATTCAGAGAAACATATGGTGGACCAATTCTTTAACACAATTGACACAGTGTGCCCTCCCCTAGTCCAGTTTTGAGAACTCTCAAGCCAAAGGCACATGTCTATTGTATAAAGAAAATGTTGAGTGGACAGCAATATAAACCAACGGTAAATGTGGAAAGAATTCCCCTTCCTGTGTTTTAGCCAGGACCTCAAGACAGTCTCATTAGTTTGAAAGACTCATTAGCTCACCGTTATTTCCTCCCAGTATGGGCCTCCTCGGGTAAACATGAAGTAGCTGTAGAGGTCATCCTTTTGATGGGAGAAGTAGGGGTCTGTATAAATGTTTACCATCCAAGGTCTGCCATCACCACGGACACGTAAATACAGACTATTGAAGTTTGACCAGTCATAATACTTCTTCCTGTTAAAAGATCCCTACAAATTATtgataaatataattatttctgCTTAATAGAGGGACACTTTCATTATGAGGAACAGAGCCTTGTTGCTTTGATCACTGCCCTTGTTATTATGTCAGATAGTATTTACAGTAACACAGTGAACACAGCTACTCTGTCATCACCCTGGCTGCTCAGCTCACTGAATTTCCTTCAGCACTATATTAGAGATCACAAATTGCAATATTGCCACCTGAGGACTCACTTTCACTATAAGCCACAATCTTGTAACGATCACAAATCAGACCTTCCTAGGACAGAATTCCCTACCAGGCAATTACACAAATGCTGCAGTGATAGATCAGCACTTACGTAGTTCACTAAGTTTAATATTCTGTGGTCAGTTCTAGATCATTCAGAAGTGACGGCAGGAAATtgaagcagtgaaataatttaTCCCCTTTGATAACTTCCCAACAGAAGACTAATGAGCACTGGGAGCATTTAATGTTTTCCAACTTTTTTTATCATTAACTGTGTAAAATAATAAGATTGCAAGCATGTCTAATTCTTTATTGCATTTTTTCCAAAGAtctgagaaatgctgatttaGCCATTTGCATGATGACATATCCAAGAGTCCTCAGAGAGCTACAGTGTAGTCAGTTGGAGCAATGAGGGGCAGAGGACAGGGTTATTCTTGGCCAGACTTGCCAAGAAGTCAAAATTAGCACCAAAAATTCAGATGCTTCCCCTTTATTTTACAGCACTACTATGATTACCTCTCAGCTATTGTTCTACCAACTCATCTTGTAGGTAACAGAATAAGTAATtatgaatatataaatataaggCCCGTAGCTActtcattttatggttttaacAGTTTTGAGCCTTTCTACTTAATAAAGGATGGACTGATACACTCCACTACTTCAGAATTAGGAGGTGTAAATTTGAGTCACATTTGCACAAGTCAGTAGCAGTCCTGAGAGTTTAACTCAGACAAGACTCTACTTGTTCCAGTCATCTGATCTAATGTCACCATTTTGATCAGTGTTCATACGTCTCTCTGATTTTGCTTACTCATATTCTCTGCTCCCCAAGATTCTGGCccagaaattattttacctAAGCACTTGTGCCAAGACACAAACAACAGAACGCATTAAATACTTAAGGATTTTATCCAGCGCGTGAAAATGTTCCTTTGCTTTTAAAGGTGCTTAGAAATAAGGGATGAAACAAGCAGTATCTATAATAAGCACACTCATTTCTGGTTCTATTTTGCTCAATTCTGAGCTATCAAAGATTTGtgtcttgctttttttctgctgtacaGTAGGAGGCAGACCTTTAAAAGTACATTTCAAAGGactgttttctgtttctgtgagaAAATGATTCATTCACCCTAACCAAGTCTGATGAATAGACCAAGTTAAAGCCCAGAAAATTCTTACTTATGACACATTCAATCAACTTCAAATTTATAAAGATGTCTATTTTAACCATACCAATTTTGGATATAAAGTTTCATTCCAGATCCTTCATTTGTAAGGATGCTGCAAACAGGTCTGTCTATTATACATAAGTAAATGATCAAATATGTATTATTCCTTTtctaagaaaggaaaattaaatccaAGAAAAAATTTAAGTTCCTTCCAGGTCAAAGCAGGCACAGCCTGAGAGAAAATGCAGTACTCCTGAAAGTGATCAGCAGTAAAGAGGAGGCCACTTGCTGTCACTGGGGTTCCACAAACACCCTCAGATCCAGTATCAGAAGCTGTGCAAACACGGAGCTGTACTTACCACTGGCGGTCTGGATCTCATACTGCAATATCCACTGTATTTTGTCTCCCCATCACGAGGCACTTCTGTATTGAGGGTTCCatacagcagagcagcctggttATTCCTACCCAGTTTGATGTAAACTTTACTTTTCCCTCCAATCTCCACATCAGAGGAAATAACCCATTTATTTAAATCTTCTTGGCTCCTAAACTGCCACAACACCCTTGTTTGTTCCAACAAGTGCTGATTTAACGGATGGCCTCCAGGTCCTTTCAAGTAATCTTGGGTTTCCTTCTTCAGCAAGCTTAGCTGAGTCTTCAGGTGATCAATGCTCTTCTTAAAGCTGAAATCAGCAATCTGCCAAGACAGTTTTTTCTCAGGCTCTGCCCCTGGCCTCCTGTAGCTGCTGTACAGTTTTGAATTGCTGAGGAGAGGTCCAAGTGAGGAGAGCAAAACTTTGTGCCTACAGCATCCACCGTGGAAGGAAGCACCATTCAGCAGCATCACAGCCAGAGCCATACTGGTGACTTGAAGAATTCACATCCAGTAAGGCAATTAATGGATTGAAAGTTAATTTAACAACAGAACCTGTATTCAGAGCTATCTTACTCTAGTTACTGTAGCCGATCTTCACCtttaatgaaaaagagaaaaggttaTAAAAAATTACATATGGGATGCTTGTGaaattatttaactttttaaatcaATACTAGCTAGAAATCCAAGTAATTGGAAAACTGAATGGAAAAAATCCATCAGGAATGACACTTCCTCAGAGCTTGAGTTTACTTATTGACTTCCACCCTAtgccttcccctctccccataGTGTAAAATCCCCATGCAAATAAGAAAACCCAAGTCAACTACttcaaataaaactgaaaagaaaatcaatttctCTTTGTCCCTTACAACAATAAGTTTAGGTGTTATGGATAACACCAGCAAAAACAACCCACGAAGGTTTCTAAAAGATGACACCTATACAACTAAAAAGTTTTATTCCTGCATGAAAATCACAAATTCACAACAGGCAGATGCTGCTGGCACACAGACAAAAATGACAATCTCATCTAACACAGATGACAAGACTTTTAAAATACCAAGTCCCACAACCTTCTTCCAAGTCATCCTCAATATACCTGTGTAAGGATTACAGAGACATTTGCAAAGACTGAAAAGTTTAACATGAAAGACTacaaataaatactttttttttttgtaataaggCTTCAGGAAAACTGCATTCAATGCTCTGTACAGAGACTATTTTCCCTTACTCGTAAAATTAAacgggttttttggggggattgttTTCATGCcagagaacaaaaccaaaaatgatGTCACATGCATTCAACTTCTCTGAGCTTTTAAGAATGGAGTCAGGCACCCCACTCATATCCTCTATATGTCACTCACCTTCCTTTACTCACTGTAAAATTTACTCCGGTTATTCTCACACTCTAATTAAGTTATGTCTAAAGCTACACTGAAGAAACTCACATTATGGTCTGTCGTGCACACGATAGGAGCAAGTTCGCGATCAAGAAACCCTGCCCACTCACTGCTTCACCCGAGTACCAGAAGAGAGCAGAGAATTTGAATACATTCTACTTTAGCCCGGTTTTTGTCCCTCGGCAAGGCTTTGGCAGCCCGCCGCTGTAGCGCCAGCCCGGTGAGCGGCCCGGCAGCTGCGACGCCTCGGCTTCCGCCACGGCCCCGCTTGCGCCGCGGCCTGGGCACCGGGCCCGGATCCCGCCCGCACGACTGAGCCCGGCGGGCAGAGGCGAGGCCAGGACGGGGGGCGGCGGCCGAACCCCGTCCCAGCAGAGCGGCCGCCCCGCCGCTCCTGCTCCGTGACCGACAGACCGCGGCACCCACACCGCCTCACCTTCCCGCCGCCGGCTCCGCCGCGCCCGGGCCGGCCAAGGAACGAGCACCGCGCCGCTCCGATTCCGCCGCCAGCGACGGCGTCCACCGACGTCTCGCCCACAGCGGATCTCCGGGCGCCGGAGGAGCGGCCTCGGGGACCGCGCGCGGCTCCGTGAGGGGACAGCGGCAGCGGCGGACCCACCCTCGCCCCGCCCCACGGCCCGCGCATGCGCGGTGCCCTTTGTGtcgggcgggcgggcgggcggcgcgggtcaggccgggccgggccgtgcgagcgccgccgccgccgccggggcggggagggggcaccGCCGCCTCCGCCATGGTGAAGAAGCGGAAAGGCCGTGTCCTTATCGACTCCGACACCGAGGACAGCGGCAGCGAGGAGAACCTGGACCAGGTGCGCGGGCAGGCCCGGCCCGAACGCGGGGCCTGGGATCGCCGGCCCGCGCGAGGCTCGGCGCCGCCATCCCTCCCTCGCTCCCGCCCGGTGGTCCCGCGCCGCTCTCGCCCTCCTCAGCCCGATggggccccgcggccgccgTGGGGAGAGCCCGCGTCCCTCCCGCGGGTCCCCGGCCCGCCCCTGGCAGGAGGCCCGCGTTGGCGGGGGCTCTTTGCAGCGGGCCCGGTGCTCGGCGCCGGCGGGACGGAGGGGCGGTGGATGCTCCGGGGCGATGCTCCGGGCGGTCTGGCCCTGAGGAGGGGGTAGCGAGGCCCGGCTGCCAGCGGTCTCCTCACCTCGAGTAGTGGGGAAAGAGGCCCAAAGGGCTGGGCAACTTTTCCATGCTACTTTGGTACGCCGGGAGAACAGCGTGTCAGGTCCCTGCCTCTCCTCGGGGCAGGCAGGCTCCCGGAGCGTTAATGCGACCCTCTCAATCTTGGTGACCGCGCTGGGGAGCTCTGTTGATGGGAAACCAGCCTGTAGATGTAAGAAGGGgtaatatttatgtatttgtcATCAGAGCATCTCCCGGGATTGTAAGTGCGATGTCTGGTGTGAGTTCAAGCGTGTCAGGGTTGCAAAAGGGATGTCTCCCCCTGTGGAGCGGGCTGCTTCCAAAGATTCACCTTTTGGTGTAGCAGGCATTGATGGTGTGATTCCAATCGTAAATAAAGACATTATAGGTGAAGTGTGTTGCAGTTCTGATAGCAGTGCTTGCTCCGGGGAGAGGTTTGGTGGGTTGAATATGCTGAAGCTGGTGTGTCTGATGTAATTTATGTGTTGGACCTTCAGAGTTTTTAATACTGAAGTTGTTGCTATGTTGCAATAAAAAGCCTTCCCCAAGAcgcaaaaataattttgctgatCGGGGCTTCAGAAAAATCAATCAGATACTCTGTTAAAACAAATACACTGGAGCTGATGTGGTTGATCTTCAGAGTCCTTAGCGCTGCCAACATCTTGCTGCTAGTGTATCAGTTTGATAGTTTTAGAACTTGAAAATGGGAGTTGGACTAGCTCTAGCATCAGTCGGACAATCGGAGTGATGGTGGTAGGAGTAAGCACGTGGTTCTGCATCTGTTCCATCCTTCACTGGCAGCAGGCATCTGCATCTGTACCTGAGTAGTAGGTGCTTCCCCCTCCACTGAGCTGGTTGTAGCAACTGACAGCAGGGAGGTGTGTGTGCAAAGATGAAGATCAGGTAGCAGGGAAACCATGTTTTTGAGATGAGAGAATACTGACTTAAATGTTAAATACTGAGTAGATTAAATGTTTGACAGATTCCCATGGTAATCTAGACTTGTTGAATCAAAGGGCTAGCAGCCTTTTAAATATAGTATcttggaaaacacagaacaagtgtagaaagaaagaaaacaaaaaggaatatGGCTTTAAAGTGGTGCTCCTCTGCAAGAGCTTCCCAAGGAGAAGCCCTGCTGAAGCTTTAGGAGATTCCAGAGATCTGTTAATTGTACAAAGGTGCTATGTTGGTGTTGCAGGGCTTCTTTAGAGAAGGGTTGGTAAAAGGCCATTGCTAATGAACTAATGAAAAGTTTCTTTGTTGGTAAAACCATCAGTTTCTGCAGTGTTTATGTTCTCATTTGAGGTAGTAAATTGTAATCAATTTGTTGAGATAATCCAGTTGTGAAACTAATGGAAACCAATCCAGCATCAACTTCCCAAGACTGCAGAAGTCGGTGTGGCTGTATTTCTACACAGAGCTAAGACTCATCAGGCCTAGAGTAATGTTTCTGAGAATAGATTCTCTGTCCCAGACTGCAAAGACAGTAACACAGCttcaaaaatgtttgttttgtacTACTGCTTGTATCACCTGAACAAGTGATGAACAGTAGATGATGAGAGTATTTGAGAGGCATGTAGTTCtttgtgtgggtgtgtgttGCCTGTGAAAGTGCTTTCTTTTGAGCAGAACAGCTCTACTAAGTTTTACAGACTTTGAGCTTGA containing:
- the NDUFAF1 gene encoding complex I intermediate-associated protein 30, mitochondrial, with amino-acid sequence MALAVMLLNGASFHGGCCRHKVLLSSLGPLLSNSKLYSSYRRPGAEPEKKLSWQIADFSFKKSIDHLKTQLSLLKKETQDYLKGPGGHPLNQHLLEQTRVLWQFRSQEDLNKWVISSDVEIGGKSKVYIKLGRNNQAALLYGTLNTEVPRDGETKYSGYCSMRSRPPVGSFNRKKYYDWSNFNSLYLRVRGDGRPWMVNIYTDPYFSHQKDDLYSYFMFTRGGPYWEEITIPFSKFFLSSRGRVQDNQHPVWLDKVRTLGFTIGDKVDGPFQLEIDFIGLLNDRAHKEKFAYEAYDKNTPV